A region of Geobacillus sp. 46C-IIa DNA encodes the following proteins:
- a CDS encoding ABC transporter ATP-binding protein encodes MNAMLLEVEQLSKSFGGVQAVQRVSFGVKKGDIVAVIGPNGAGKTTLFNVISGVVPPTDGFVRFHGMTVNGKRPDELAMLGMTRTFQNLQLFADMTVLENVMVGFHPRLKSGIISAGFRLPRTVKEEKRAREEAFVCLEQVGLADLAMEQAGTLPYGMQRIVEIARAAVSRPSLILLDEPMAGLNPQESKQLVDVWLAMREQGMTFLFVEHDMETVMSVADRIVVLDYGQKIAEGTPKEIARHPDVIKAYLGEGEAAPC; translated from the coding sequence ATGAACGCGATGTTGTTGGAAGTCGAACAATTGTCTAAGTCGTTTGGCGGAGTTCAAGCGGTTCAGCGTGTGTCGTTTGGGGTGAAAAAGGGAGACATTGTTGCTGTGATCGGGCCGAACGGAGCGGGAAAAACAACATTGTTCAATGTCATTAGCGGCGTTGTTCCGCCGACAGATGGTTTCGTTCGTTTTCACGGGATGACAGTCAATGGAAAACGGCCGGATGAGCTGGCGATGCTCGGGATGACAAGAACCTTTCAAAACTTGCAGCTGTTTGCTGATATGACCGTATTGGAAAACGTCATGGTCGGATTCCATCCACGTTTGAAAAGCGGGATCATAAGCGCCGGTTTTCGCCTGCCCCGTACAGTCAAAGAGGAGAAACGAGCGCGGGAAGAGGCATTCGTCTGCCTCGAGCAAGTCGGTTTGGCCGATTTGGCGATGGAACAGGCGGGAACGCTTCCGTACGGGATGCAGCGGATCGTGGAAATCGCCAGGGCAGCCGTCTCCCGTCCGTCGCTTATTTTGCTTGATGAACCGATGGCTGGGCTCAATCCGCAAGAATCAAAGCAGCTCGTTGATGTATGGCTGGCGATGAGGGAACAAGGGATGACCTTTTTGTTCGTGGAACATGATATGGAAACGGTCATGTCAGTCGCCGACCGGATTGTCGTTCTCGATTACGGACAAAAAATCGCCGAAGGGACACCGAAAGAAATCGCACGGCATCCGGATGTCATTAAGGCGTATTTAGGTGAAGGGGAGGCGGCGCCATGTTGA
- the hpaI gene encoding 2,4-dihydroxyhept-2-ene-1,7-dioic acid aldolase → MTYREVKERLRGSIAPVVTPFDEEGNVDFATLTALIDWHIKSGTHGISVTGTSGEPSSLTIDERKQVMETAKKAVTGRVPFVPGTGSTNHAETIELTKFAQEIGADAAMVIVPYYNRPSQQALYKHFKAVAESVDIPIIVYNIPGRTAVNLEVKTLARLAEDCPNIIGVKESNKDFEHVNRVLWHCGRDFLLFSGIELLCYPMLAIGGAGSISATANVVPQKVAELHDAWFDGDVKRAQDLHFELMELNDVLFIETNPGPVKAALGMMGKITPKLRLPLDLPSEEHQEQIRRTLVKYGLLTEAAQQPAK, encoded by the coding sequence ATGACATACCGCGAGGTGAAAGAGCGGCTGCGCGGCTCGATTGCACCGGTCGTCACGCCGTTTGATGAAGAGGGAAACGTTGATTTTGCCACGTTGACGGCACTCATTGATTGGCATATAAAAAGCGGCACACACGGCATTTCGGTGACGGGGACATCCGGCGAGCCGAGTTCGCTGACAATTGACGAACGAAAACAGGTGATGGAAACAGCGAAAAAGGCGGTCACCGGGCGTGTGCCGTTTGTGCCGGGGACGGGCTCGACGAACCATGCGGAAACGATCGAGTTGACGAAATTCGCCCAAGAGATTGGGGCCGATGCCGCGATGGTCATCGTCCCGTATTACAACCGCCCGTCTCAGCAGGCACTCTATAAGCATTTTAAGGCGGTGGCCGAGTCAGTTGACATTCCGATCATCGTCTACAATATTCCAGGGCGGACGGCGGTCAATTTGGAAGTCAAAACGTTAGCGCGGCTCGCCGAGGACTGCCCGAACATTATCGGGGTGAAGGAGTCAAACAAAGATTTTGAGCATGTCAATCGGGTGTTATGGCATTGCGGGCGCGATTTTCTGCTGTTCTCCGGCATCGAGCTGTTGTGCTATCCGATGTTGGCGATCGGTGGCGCCGGTTCGATCAGCGCAACGGCCAACGTTGTGCCGCAGAAGGTGGCTGAGCTGCATGATGCTTGGTTCGACGGCGATGTCAAGCGGGCGCAAGACCTTCATTTTGAACTGATGGAGCTCAATGACGTGCTGTTCATTGAAACGAATCCCGGCCCGGTGAAGGCGGCGCTTGGCATGATGGGAAAAATCACCCCAAAACTTCGCCTGCCGCTTGATTTGCCAAGCGAAGAGCACCAGGAACAAATCCGTCGCACGCTCGTCAAATATGGGTTGTTGACTGAGGCGGCGCAACAGCCGGCGAAATAA
- a CDS encoding branched-chain amino acid ABC transporter permease, protein MAVERYEQISGGRRWLALLILLAAWLGLPFLVSGNNYLLSTLIIIGLYTLVSTGMTLLMGYAGQISLGQAAFYGIGAYASAYLTAHVGWSPWLAMAVGALLAALVAFVVGIPVFRLREHYLALATLGFGVIMFTLFKEWKAITGGLNGFFGIPPISALGISLQTDIQFYYLVWLFVFIGLWFAHNIVRSRVGRALRAIHGSEVAASSLGVNITKYKLQIFMISAVYASVAGSLYAHYVTFINPDLFSIVPSIYFLIMVVIGGTAGVWGGLVGAAVYVGLGEWLKAVVPLLLPDAGGEFEIVFFGLLLILMLMYMPSGLTDAMQKGMKRFLAMDGSQKGKAAATDRHEARSIGGGHG, encoded by the coding sequence ATGGCGGTGGAACGGTATGAACAGATCAGCGGAGGACGGAGGTGGCTAGCGCTGCTCATTTTGTTGGCTGCTTGGCTGGGGCTCCCTTTCCTTGTTTCCGGAAACAATTACCTGTTGAGCACACTGATTATCATTGGCCTTTATACCCTAGTCAGTACAGGGATGACGCTATTGATGGGGTACGCTGGGCAAATTTCGCTCGGGCAAGCCGCCTTTTATGGCATCGGCGCTTATGCGTCCGCTTATTTGACCGCCCATGTAGGATGGTCTCCTTGGCTGGCGATGGCAGTTGGTGCGCTGTTGGCCGCCTTGGTGGCATTTGTTGTTGGCATCCCGGTGTTTCGGTTGCGTGAACATTATTTAGCTTTGGCGACGCTAGGATTTGGCGTCATTATGTTTACACTGTTTAAGGAGTGGAAAGCGATCACCGGAGGGTTAAACGGCTTTTTTGGTATTCCGCCGATCAGTGCACTGGGGATTTCCTTACAGACTGATATTCAGTTTTATTACCTTGTTTGGCTGTTTGTGTTTATCGGTTTATGGTTTGCCCACAATATCGTCCGCTCCCGGGTCGGACGGGCGCTGCGAGCCATTCACGGAAGCGAAGTGGCGGCCAGCTCGCTTGGGGTAAACATCACCAAATACAAGTTACAAATCTTTATGATTAGCGCTGTTTACGCTTCAGTTGCCGGAAGTTTGTATGCGCATTATGTTACGTTCATCAACCCAGACTTATTTAGCATTGTTCCCTCTATTTATTTTCTGATTATGGTTGTCATCGGCGGGACGGCTGGGGTATGGGGTGGCCTTGTTGGTGCGGCTGTTTATGTTGGCTTAGGTGAATGGCTAAAAGCGGTTGTGCCGTTGTTACTTCCGGATGCTGGCGGAGAGTTTGAAATCGTCTTTTTTGGTTTGTTGCTTATTCTCATGCTTATGTACATGCCTAGTGGATTGACGGACGCCATGCAAAAGGGAATGAAACGGTTTTTGGCAATGGACGGGAGTCAGAAAGGAAAAGCAGCGGCGACCGACCGTCATGAGGCGCGTTCGATAGGGGGAGGGCATGGATGA
- a CDS encoding branched-chain amino acid ABC transporter permease codes for MEAWSQFVQLLFSGLTLGSIYALVALGFVITYSVTGILNLAQGDFAMLGALICIALVKSGVPFVLAIGMSMLAVMVIGGLFERLAIQRARHASVAVLIIITIGASFVFRGIALLVWGTDPYALRPFAGWESLSMFGAVIQWQSIWAIIISITSFIGLHLFFQRTYFGKAVAACVINPFAARLMGIDIRKMSIGAVAVSAGLGALAGMVIAPISGASYDMGIMIGLKAFIAAVVGGLTNAPAAIAGAFLVGLLESFAEGYLSSGYKDAISFGLLLLVLFFMPNGLFAKMTGKRV; via the coding sequence ATGGAAGCATGGAGCCAGTTTGTGCAGCTGCTGTTTTCCGGACTGACGCTCGGCAGCATTTATGCATTAGTGGCGCTCGGATTTGTGATTACGTACAGTGTGACCGGTATTTTAAACCTAGCTCAAGGAGATTTCGCGATGTTAGGCGCCCTGATTTGTATTGCGTTGGTCAAGAGCGGCGTGCCGTTCGTTCTCGCTATCGGGATGAGCATGCTCGCCGTGATGGTCATCGGAGGGCTGTTTGAACGGCTGGCGATTCAGCGGGCACGCCATGCGTCCGTCGCTGTGCTCATTATTATTACGATTGGCGCGTCGTTCGTCTTTCGCGGGATCGCTTTGCTTGTATGGGGGACGGATCCGTATGCTTTGCGTCCGTTTGCTGGGTGGGAATCGCTTTCGATGTTTGGAGCGGTGATCCAATGGCAAAGTATTTGGGCGATCATCATTTCGATTACTAGTTTCATCGGATTGCACTTGTTCTTTCAACGGACGTATTTTGGCAAAGCGGTGGCGGCTTGCGTCATCAATCCGTTTGCCGCCCGTTTGATGGGCATTGATATTCGCAAAATGTCGATTGGGGCTGTCGCGGTTAGTGCCGGGCTTGGTGCATTGGCGGGAATGGTCATCGCTCCGATCTCCGGTGCCTCGTATGATATGGGGATCATGATCGGATTAAAAGCATTTATTGCGGCCGTTGTGGGTGGATTGACGAATGCTCCGGCCGCGATCGCGGGAGCGTTTCTTGTCGGTTTGCTCGAATCGTTTGCCGAAGGATATTTGTCTTCCGGATACAAAGACGCGATCAGCTTTGGGCTGTTATTGCTTGTGCTCTTCTTTATGCCGAATGGATTGTTTGCGAAAATGACAGGAAAGCGGGTATAA
- a CDS encoding GntR family transcriptional regulator gives METKAKNKTQLAYEYILARIESGTYGPGYRVVIDQIARELGLSSIPVREAIRQLEAEGLVEFKPYAGAIVSTINEKEYVETLSVLAVLEGYATALSSTHVTKEAIEELERLNEQMGLALEELELERFSELNYAFHSLIYSHCGNVYLEEQIKQTWQRMKRIRVYGFTLVPQRAKASIEEHRKMIRLLREQAPPHEVEQYARQHKMNTVEAFLRRR, from the coding sequence ATGGAAACGAAAGCGAAAAATAAAACACAGTTGGCGTATGAGTATATTTTAGCCCGTATCGAAAGTGGAACCTATGGTCCAGGATACCGTGTTGTCATCGATCAAATTGCTCGCGAGCTGGGATTAAGCAGCATCCCGGTGCGTGAGGCAATCCGCCAGCTGGAGGCGGAAGGGCTGGTCGAATTTAAGCCGTATGCCGGCGCCATTGTCAGCACCATTAACGAAAAAGAATATGTCGAAACGCTTTCGGTATTGGCTGTCTTAGAAGGCTATGCGACGGCGCTTAGCTCCACCCATGTCACAAAGGAGGCGATCGAAGAGCTTGAGAGGTTGAACGAGCAAATGGGGCTAGCGCTTGAAGAGCTGGAGCTGGAACGGTTCAGCGAGCTGAACTATGCGTTCCATTCGTTGATTTATTCACACTGCGGCAATGTGTATTTAGAAGAGCAAATCAAGCAAACTTGGCAGCGGATGAAGCGCATCCGCGTTTACGGATTTACCCTTGTTCCGCAACGGGCAAAAGCTTCGATTGAAGAACATCGGAAAATGATCCGCCTGTTGCGCGAACAGGCGCCGCCGCATGAAGTGGAACAGTATGCACGCCAACATAAAATGAATACCGTCGAAGCGTTTTTGCGGCGGCGTTGA
- a CDS encoding fumarylacetoacetate hydrolase family protein has protein sequence MKRARVAWNGTVTEAEPLDSGRLLLPDGTIVDDHKVMWLPPVEPHTIVALGLNYADHAGELSLAAPKEPLLFFKGKNTLVGHLGRTVRPAGVDMMHYECELAVVIGRPARRVKAEQAYDYILGYTIANDYAVRDYLENYYRPNFRVKNRDRATPLGPWIVSHEEVGDPMALALRTYVNGALVQEGYTADMIFSIPYLLEYITSFMTLAPGDLILTGTPKGAVNVQPGDEVVTEIERIGRLINYIE, from the coding sequence ATGAAGCGGGCGCGTGTCGCGTGGAACGGAACGGTGACCGAAGCCGAGCCGCTTGACAGCGGTCGCCTCCTTCTTCCGGATGGAACGATCGTCGATGATCATAAGGTGATGTGGCTTCCCCCGGTCGAGCCGCACACGATCGTGGCGCTTGGGTTGAATTATGCTGACCATGCTGGAGAGTTGTCGTTGGCCGCCCCGAAAGAGCCGCTGTTATTTTTCAAAGGGAAAAACACGTTGGTTGGTCATCTTGGCCGCACCGTCCGGCCGGCAGGGGTTGACATGATGCATTACGAATGCGAGCTCGCTGTGGTCATCGGCCGCCCGGCTCGTCGGGTGAAGGCGGAACAGGCGTATGATTACATTTTGGGATACACGATTGCCAACGATTATGCTGTCCGCGATTATTTGGAAAATTACTACCGGCCGAATTTTCGCGTTAAAAACCGGGATCGGGCGACGCCGCTTGGCCCGTGGATCGTCAGCCATGAGGAAGTTGGCGACCCGATGGCGCTGGCGTTGCGGACGTATGTCAATGGAGCGCTCGTGCAGGAAGGATATACAGCCGATATGATTTTTTCCATCCCGTATTTGCTTGAATATATTACGAGTTTTATGACGCTCGCTCCGGGCGATCTGATTTTGACCGGCACGCCGAAAGGGGCGGTGAACGTCCAGCCCGGCGATGAAGTTGTGACTGAAATCGAGCGCATTGGTCGGCTCATCAATTACATTGAATAG
- a CDS encoding 5-carboxymethyl-2-hydroxymuconate Delta-isomerase — MPHFILEYTDNLGEEADFRGLLMKINQALIRRSDWFPIGGIRSRAIRLHEYCVADGTHDDAFVHGTLKIGAGRPETVKKAVGDELFAIMKDHFAPLFAKRYLALSLELYEFSEAGTYKHNNIHARYRTTP; from the coding sequence ATGCCGCACTTTATTTTGGAATATACGGATAATCTTGGTGAAGAGGCCGACTTTCGCGGCTTGCTGATGAAAATCAATCAAGCATTGATACGCCGGAGCGATTGGTTTCCGATCGGCGGCATCCGTTCGCGGGCCATCCGGCTTCATGAGTATTGTGTGGCGGACGGCACCCATGATGATGCCTTTGTACATGGGACGCTGAAAATCGGTGCCGGTCGCCCAGAGACGGTGAAAAAAGCAGTCGGCGATGAACTGTTTGCGATCATGAAAGACCATTTCGCCCCGCTGTTTGCCAAACGGTATTTGGCGTTGTCACTTGAGTTGTACGAATTCAGCGAGGCGGGGACGTACAAGCATAACAACATTCATGCGCGTTATCGAACAACGCCGTAG
- a CDS encoding ABC transporter substrate-binding protein translates to MRKRIYVCLAALLVLFLTACGKTATTGEEDQIKIGAIFSASGGAAPLGKPEMETIKMLVEQWNKQGGINGKKIKLIAYDDKSDQNEAVLSTKKLIEQDKVKALIGGTISGNSLAMIPLVEKAGIPYISLAASKQIVNPSDGSSRHWTFKTAQGDDIVINKLLGFLKEKGWTSVAWLNVANAYGTSGHSEFVHYAPDYGVKAVIEEEFEATVDDAKAMLTRVKKANPQAIIVWGTAQESAVVTKNIRELGINVPIIASHGVGTKSFIDLAGEAANGVILPAGRILVADQLPDSDPQKETLLTYKEQFEKTYNYEPTTFGGHAWDAFHLLMNAIKEGGTDKEKIRGVLEETTDFVGVSGVFHMSKDNHTGLNADSLVMVQIQGGKFVLAEN, encoded by the coding sequence ATGAGAAAAAGGATCTATGTCTGCTTGGCAGCATTACTAGTTCTTTTTCTTACCGCTTGTGGAAAGACAGCAACAACAGGGGAAGAAGATCAAATCAAAATTGGTGCCATTTTCTCCGCTTCTGGGGGAGCAGCCCCGCTTGGAAAACCAGAAATGGAGACCATCAAAATGCTGGTGGAACAATGGAATAAGCAAGGTGGCATCAATGGTAAGAAAATCAAGCTGATTGCCTATGATGACAAGTCCGATCAAAATGAAGCCGTATTATCCACGAAAAAGCTGATCGAGCAGGACAAAGTGAAGGCACTAATTGGCGGCACGATCAGCGGAAACTCCTTAGCCATGATCCCACTCGTTGAGAAAGCAGGCATTCCGTACATTTCCCTCGCTGCAAGCAAACAAATTGTCAATCCAAGCGATGGATCCTCGCGCCATTGGACATTTAAAACAGCCCAAGGAGACGATATTGTCATTAACAAGCTGCTTGGCTTTTTGAAAGAAAAGGGATGGACGAGCGTTGCCTGGCTCAATGTCGCCAATGCTTATGGAACAAGTGGCCATAGCGAGTTTGTGCACTATGCTCCGGATTACGGAGTCAAGGCTGTGATTGAAGAGGAATTTGAGGCGACCGTCGATGATGCGAAAGCGATGTTGACAAGAGTGAAAAAAGCCAATCCACAGGCGATCATCGTTTGGGGAACAGCGCAAGAATCGGCAGTTGTGACGAAAAATATTCGCGAGCTGGGCATTAATGTGCCGATTATTGCAAGCCACGGTGTTGGCACAAAAAGCTTTATCGATTTAGCAGGAGAGGCGGCGAACGGCGTCATTCTCCCTGCGGGGCGCATTTTAGTGGCTGATCAGCTCCCGGACAGCGATCCGCAAAAGGAGACGCTATTAACCTATAAAGAACAGTTTGAGAAAACGTACAACTATGAACCGACGACATTTGGCGGGCACGCTTGGGATGCGTTCCATCTATTGATGAATGCCATTAAAGAAGGGGGAACTGACAAAGAAAAAATACGGGGGGTGCTGGAAGAGACAACGGATTTTGTTGGTGTCTCAGGCGTATTCCATATGTCCAAAGACAATCATACCGGACTGAATGCCGATAGTTTGGTGATGGTGCAAATTCAAGGCGGAAAATTTGTGCTTGCGGAGAATTAG
- the hpaD gene encoding 3,4-dihydroxyphenylacetate 2,3-dioxygenase yields the protein MTFSIIRCARAVLHVTDLAASRDFYERVLGFVVTEADREHIYLRGLEEYHHHSLVLKKAPRPAVEALGYKVGSEQELEALYEWFAAQQLNPRWIEDGSQRAVGRAFRVQDPLGLPLEFFVHMEKTERLLQRYDLYRGARVQRIDHFNCAVTDVQKGYDFYVGDLGFACSEYTETEDGKLWAAWLHRKQNVHDLALMNGKGPRLHHIGFWLPDPLSLIHACDVLAASGYGSSIERGPGRHGLSNAFFVYLRDPDGHRIELYNGDYLTSDPDFPPIRWDLDDPRRQTFWGHAAPDSWFEEASDMLNVHSGQPIEPNEPALQKVKPTFLI from the coding sequence ATGACGTTTTCCATCATTCGTTGTGCTCGCGCGGTGCTGCATGTGACTGATTTGGCCGCGTCGCGTGACTTTTATGAACGGGTGCTTGGGTTTGTCGTGACGGAAGCGGACCGTGAGCATATCTATTTACGCGGGTTGGAAGAATACCACCATCATAGCTTAGTGTTGAAAAAGGCGCCCCGTCCCGCGGTCGAGGCGCTTGGCTACAAAGTCGGTTCCGAGCAAGAACTCGAAGCGCTGTACGAATGGTTTGCGGCGCAACAGCTGAACCCAAGATGGATTGAGGACGGCTCGCAGCGTGCCGTTGGACGGGCGTTTCGCGTCCAAGACCCATTAGGGCTGCCGCTTGAGTTTTTCGTGCATATGGAGAAAACCGAGCGGCTGTTGCAGCGCTATGACTTGTATCGCGGTGCCCGCGTCCAACGTATTGACCATTTCAACTGTGCGGTAACGGATGTACAGAAAGGATACGATTTTTACGTTGGCGATTTAGGCTTTGCCTGCTCAGAATATACAGAAACAGAGGATGGCAAGCTGTGGGCGGCTTGGCTGCATCGGAAGCAAAATGTCCATGATTTGGCGCTCATGAACGGGAAAGGGCCGCGCCTTCATCATATCGGTTTTTGGCTGCCGGATCCGCTTAGCCTGATCCATGCATGCGATGTGTTGGCGGCATCAGGATACGGGTCCAGCATTGAACGGGGGCCGGGGCGGCATGGGCTATCCAATGCGTTCTTTGTCTATTTGCGCGACCCGGACGGCCATCGAATTGAGTTGTATAACGGTGACTATTTGACGAGCGATCCGGATTTTCCGCCAATCCGTTGGGATTTGGACGATCCGCGGCGCCAGACATTTTGGGGGCATGCGGCGCCGGACAGCTGGTTTGAAGAGGCGTCGGACATGTTGAACGTCCATAGTGGCCAACCGATTGAACCGAACGAACCGGCGTTGCAGAAAGTGAAACCGACCTTTTTGATCTAA
- the hpaE gene encoding 5-carboxymethyl-2-hydroxymuconate semialdehyde dehydrogenase, which produces MATQPNVLHYINGRFVESANCAFFDNMNPFTNEPINQVAEGNKEEIDAAVRAAKTAFDDGPWRTMPVEERLRYVLRIAELIERDKEEIAYLETLDTGIPISQAKKQAARAAENFRFYAEMVKTRLVGEAYHVNGQFLNYTVYKPVGIAGLITPWNTPFMLETWKVAPALATGNTVVLKPAEWSPLTANKLAEIIDEAGLPAGVFNVVHGFGETAGAALVAHPDVRLISFTGETTTGMEIIRNSAATLKKTSMELGGKSPLIVFADADMERALDAAVWGMYSLNGERCTANSRLLLERSIYDEFVERLKQRVDQIVIGDPMNPATELGPLIHRAHWERVNRYIEIAKQEGADVYAASVPEGLEKGNFVPPTLLLSCHNGMRVAQEEIFGPVMAVMPFTDEEEAIRLANDVKYGLAAYVWTNDLKRGHRVAQAIESGMAWVNSPNVRDLRIPFGGTKYSGIGREGGHYSFDFYTEVQVVHVAVGDPPIPPFGKTNPSSALSVEQK; this is translated from the coding sequence ATGGCAACGCAACCGAACGTGCTTCATTATATCAACGGGCGGTTTGTCGAAAGCGCGAACTGCGCGTTTTTTGACAACATGAACCCTTTTACGAATGAACCGATCAATCAAGTGGCGGAAGGGAACAAAGAAGAGATCGATGCGGCGGTCCGGGCGGCGAAGACAGCGTTTGATGACGGTCCATGGCGAACGATGCCGGTCGAGGAGCGGCTTCGTTACGTGCTTCGCATCGCGGAGTTGATTGAACGGGATAAGGAAGAGATCGCCTACTTAGAGACGCTTGATACCGGCATTCCGATCAGCCAGGCGAAAAAACAGGCTGCCCGTGCAGCAGAAAACTTCCGTTTTTACGCCGAAATGGTGAAAACGCGCCTTGTCGGTGAGGCGTATCACGTCAATGGCCAGTTTTTAAACTATACTGTCTATAAACCGGTCGGAATCGCGGGGCTGATCACGCCATGGAATACGCCGTTTATGCTTGAGACGTGGAAAGTTGCCCCGGCGCTCGCGACCGGCAATACGGTCGTCTTGAAACCGGCCGAGTGGTCACCGTTGACGGCGAATAAGCTCGCAGAAATCATCGATGAAGCCGGACTGCCTGCTGGGGTGTTCAACGTTGTGCATGGATTTGGTGAAACAGCGGGTGCCGCGCTTGTTGCCCATCCAGACGTGCGCCTCATCTCCTTCACCGGGGAGACGACAACCGGCATGGAAATCATCCGCAACAGCGCCGCGACGTTGAAAAAAACGTCGATGGAGCTCGGCGGCAAGTCACCGCTCATCGTCTTTGCCGACGCGGACATGGAACGGGCACTTGATGCGGCGGTTTGGGGGATGTATTCTCTCAACGGGGAACGGTGCACCGCCAATTCGCGGTTGTTGCTGGAGCGATCAATATATGATGAGTTTGTGGAACGACTGAAACAGCGCGTCGATCAAATCGTCATCGGTGATCCGATGAATCCGGCGACCGAGCTGGGGCCGCTCATTCATCGCGCCCACTGGGAGCGGGTGAACCGCTACATTGAAATCGCCAAGCAAGAAGGAGCGGACGTTTACGCCGCAAGCGTGCCGGAAGGGTTAGAAAAAGGCAATTTTGTGCCGCCGACGCTGCTGCTTAGCTGCCATAATGGAATGAGGGTGGCGCAAGAAGAAATTTTCGGCCCGGTGATGGCGGTTATGCCGTTTACGGATGAAGAGGAAGCGATTCGATTGGCCAACGATGTGAAGTACGGACTTGCCGCCTATGTATGGACGAACGATCTAAAGCGCGGCCACCGTGTCGCTCAAGCGATCGAAAGCGGGATGGCATGGGTCAACTCGCCAAATGTCCGCGATTTACGCATTCCGTTTGGTGGGACGAAATATAGTGGCATCGGTCGGGAAGGCGGGCATTACAGCTTTGACTTTTACACGGAAGTGCAAGTTGTTCATGTCGCCGTCGGCGACCCGCCAATTCCTCCATTCGGCAAAACGAATCCCTCATCTGCCTTGTCGGTCGAACAGAAATAA
- a CDS encoding fumarylacetoacetate hydrolase family protein, translated as MIVNVRLRLAGRRHSIEAEVDWRGGTVTLDGRTSRINEWEWEAPEVGAMYGVALNDRREWEAMAEAMTAPPYRKPPEGPVLYMKPANTINAHRRPVVLPPGVNRLRAAPAVGLVIGRTAARVRPEEALDVVFGYTIVNDLSIPHEQLYRPAVKEQARDGFTPIGPWVVPKEETVPLSSLSARVYVNGRLVQCVDLRRFRRPPEQWLADVTEFMTLEEGDVLFFSWPADASLVSAGDVVRIEIEGIGALENRIVIEEGGEGE; from the coding sequence ATGATCGTGAATGTGCGGCTGCGCCTAGCCGGCCGGCGGCATTCGATTGAGGCGGAAGTGGACTGGCGCGGCGGGACGGTAACGTTGGACGGACGGACATCGCGCATCAATGAATGGGAGTGGGAGGCGCCAGAAGTCGGCGCTATGTATGGGGTGGCGCTCAATGATCGGCGGGAATGGGAGGCGATGGCCGAGGCGATGACCGCCCCGCCGTATCGGAAGCCGCCGGAAGGTCCGGTGCTGTATATGAAGCCGGCCAATACGATCAACGCCCATCGGCGGCCGGTCGTTCTCCCGCCTGGCGTCAACCGGCTTCGCGCTGCTCCGGCTGTCGGCCTTGTCATCGGGCGGACGGCCGCGCGCGTCCGTCCTGAGGAGGCGCTCGATGTCGTATTCGGCTATACGATCGTGAATGATTTGTCCATCCCGCACGAGCAGCTGTACCGCCCGGCGGTGAAGGAGCAAGCGCGCGACGGGTTCACTCCGATCGGTCCATGGGTGGTGCCGAAAGAGGAAACCGTGCCGCTGTCGTCGCTTTCGGCGCGCGTATATGTAAACGGCCGTCTTGTTCAATGCGTCGATCTCCGTCGTTTTCGGCGCCCGCCTGAACAATGGCTCGCGGATGTGACCGAGTTTATGACGCTTGAGGAGGGAGATGTGCTGTTTTTCAGCTGGCCGGCCGACGCCTCGCTCGTTTCGGCGGGGGATGTGGTGCGCATCGAAATAGAAGGGATCGGCGCGTTGGAAAATCGGATCGTTATCGAAGAAGGAGGAGAAGGGGAATGA